The sequence ACACCTTAGCATTACCCTGTCAAAAATCTTTCTGAGATATAACCTATCTGATCTTCCTTAGCATTAGTCCTTCATCAATGGAACATAAAATCTTAACAAAAATATGAGTTCAAAGATTCTCTTTTACAACATGAATAGAATTAGATCAAACTAAATCAAGCTTCATAAATCATACTAAACATTCCCGACTTTTTTTCCTTCGGTAACCAAAGGCTCAATTATTTACAGAAATTTCATCTCTGCGGTTACATGAAGTCATCCAGCAAATTCATACAAGCATCAACATGAAGAACTACTTTTCAAAGTTTAACTACTAAGTTtcaacttgaagaactaattttcAATCTTTATATACAAAAAATCCGCATATTCTCCaccaaataaaaggaaaaatcctGAGCTTTTTGATGTAACAGGGAAGCTTAGAAGATAACAATACCAGGGTCAGGGCCTTTTGGGGCAGTGGCACAGATTTGATGATTAGGGCACCCGGCGCAGGCATCTGCCTTCCCCGCCTCCTCTGACTGCGGCCCCGGGCAATCTGAAAACCCCTcaaaaatcaaagaacaaaaagaagcagaATATTTCAGCAAAGTAATATGTTATTTGCtgatagaaaagaaggaaaagattCGTTTTCGAGCATTTTGGTCAAAGAATAGAAGCATACGCTCATTTGCATTCTCGGGGATTTGGTGGTTTCCATTGTCCATCTCGtcttctccccctctctctcCCTCGCCCTCTTGGGAGGAAATATTACATTGACGAGACTTTCATAAGCCGTATCATGTAGAATGACAAAAAAGCCCATGACACTGAACTCATACGATCCGGATCCGACGGATGACAATCAATCTTCCATTTATTCCATACGGAGGGGCGAAGAGAGATGATGAGAGCGATTACGCCGCCTCGCGTCGCCTGGACCACCGACGCCTTCCATTTGTTTGCTCGATTGCCTCTTCGAAGAAGCTCTCCTCTCGTTTCGCCGAGAGCCGCAACAGCCATCGGCGACGCACGGGCGCTGGGTGGGGGTCCTCCAGGTACGAAAAATCTGGCGAATTTTTCTGGTTTCTGAATTGGTTTTGCTTCCCTCTTCCTCTTTCCGATTGACTCAGTGCACCATGCTCCTTGAGTTGACAAGAAGTGCCAAGAATTGAGATAAAGACTTCATTCTTGAGCTGTTTCCGTGTGATCTTTAGCTATTCTCTTCTCTCTTGTTGAATATGTTATGATTGTAGAGGTTGAATCCAAAAAATTATGGTCAAAGGAACACTCAAATCAAAAGAAAATGAAGCAGATTGGAAGTGTCTATCAATTCTCATGAGAAGTCAtgcttatttttaatataattacgTCTCAAGatttttctctaatttttttgTGCACAAAGCGTTGACTTTTGTTACTGGATTGGGGTCCTGTAAATTGACTTGTTACCATCATCTTAAATTGGAAGATTGTGGTCATTCAATGTAGTTATCCTTCTGAGCAGCTTATTCTAAACTTGAAACTACCTGAGAACAGGATTCATTCTTTTTTGATGACTCAAATGTCAATTCTACTGGATTTAGCAAACACAACTTGATGAAATTGAACTCTGAGAAAGTCAATGCATGTTTTTTTGTATCACCCTTAAATCCTTAATGAATTTATCTACTGTagcacatgattcattttgatcttgAAGCTAAGACCTACATGCATTTAGATTAAACAAATCATCATCATATTACTAATTAAGCATTGCCTACACTGAGTAGGTAGATTCACCAGCAGCAGATGCATGTGATCATCATCATGCTTACCCCTTTGAATCCCCCATTCAAGTAGCAAATACAAGatacatttttttatttcttccagTATTATTGAAGGCCACCTGCTTGCATGAAgtaaaatttagatttaaatctCCTGTACATGCATGGGATTCCTTGGttaatcacttgatcaaataattatcgacttttttttttttcggtttCTACTTTTACAAGTATATTTACAGCAAATAATTGATTCTGGATCACATATGCAATACATGCAATGTTGAACAAGCATTTGGGTGGCAACATTGACTAATTGATGCTGATCAAAATCATGAGAGTGTTCTTCACATATTTGTTAGATGTAGATCTTAAATTTTCTTAACAAAATGGTCCTTGTAAGGATTCCAGAGACATCTCCATGCTCAAGTGATTGCCGTTGATGCTAAATGGGAATTCATAGAATGAAACTTAGATTTCAAGAAACCTTCTTCATTCTGATATAGCAGCATGGAAACATTCAGGATTTGTTGCTGTTGCTACTCAATGGAAATATGCATGACAGTATTTTTTAGTTAACCTTTGAGCCAAGTGAGGAAGCATCATAGAAGAAACTGTAGAATTTGGTGAAGCAAGAAAGAAGCTAGTAGCAGAGCAGGTTTCTAAAATGATTCAGGCATTTGTCATTTGGATGTTGAGGAAATGTGAAGATTAGTAGTTGGAAGAACATTTTAGAATATAGTAATAAATACTAAATGCCATTGCATCTAAGAGTCAGTAGATGGGACATGATCTAATTTATACTCTTAAAGATGAACAAACCATTGTGTTGCTCAGATCTCATCAAAGATGCTAATATTGCATGATGAGTCTTAGAAACAGCAATTTCTGATCAGATTTTTCTATGACCAAAAAGGATACAGAGAGAGTGCAACTCTATTGAGCAAAGACAACAAGATCAGAACAAAAGCAGTAAAAAAGAGAGTCTAAGAGACCAGCAAATGGCCCTCAACCACAAAGAGAAGACAATTTGAAGGAGAAAAAAGAGGATGGCAAATGCCCTGTCCTTCTAATGTAATCTGCTCTCTCCGAAGTCCTCGCGGCATGCTCATTCAGCCTGCCCTCTGCATTGGCTCTCTTCTCCTCTGCCATTCTCCGTGCCGCTGCCAACCTGCTTGCATGTTTTTCTTGGGCTCGCGACCTCATTCTTTCTGCCTTGACCTGTGAGTGAAGAGAATTGGTCATACTTCTGTTCAAGAAAACCAAGAAAAGAAGTGCTTGGAAGAACAGTATCATCCTAAGCATATGTTAGCTTGAATGCTGTCCAAGAAAGAGGATTTTGTTGTGAGTGAAGAGATTGATCATAATTAACGTGAAGAAAACAGAAAAATAACTGTCCAAGAATCAGATCCAAAAATAGGATTTTGTTGTGATCAGTAATGCATGTTTAGGACATCAAAAGGCTTTGGTAACACAAAATGAGGAAGAGTGTGTATTGTTTCTGCACCTCCATCCTCCTCATCTCAGTTTCAGCTTTTCTTTTCTCATGATTCTCCCATGCTTGTATCTTCACCTCTTCACGCTTGTATCTGCAGGAAATGATGGAACGATCAGAAGCCAAGGACTTCAAGAAAGAATAAAAGAGATGGTGTCTGAGAACAATGGTAGTTTGCCGATCGCTTGCAGAGGAACATACGGGTGGAATCATCACTGTTCCTCTAAGAATTTATCACAGTACTTCCGTTTGGATTCACCCAAAGCACAAACAATTGCAAAGGAGATTGCTTCAGTTCAGAACTACAAGAGCAGGGCAAGAGTAGCAAAGGAAGAACATGAACACAGGTACTGCACCAGTTAGAGTTACCTTGCCGTGTATTTTGCTCGCTCTGCTTCGTCCCATGCAGTGGCTTGAGATTCCAACGAATCCATGTTCTGATCTTGCACAGATGCATTCACCTCAGGATACTTGCTGCCGTCGATGGGAGCAGCTTCATCTCTGCAAGGCCAGCCATTGCCGCTCGACCTCCCGAAAGGCACTGCCTCGGTTCTCCTCTCCGGATTCCTCATCCCCGGCTGGTGGTCGTCGTGCTGTTCCGCGCCCTGTCGGCTTCTCCCCGGGGTGGATGACCTCGAAGAGAGCGGACTCTTCAACACCGGCGTCGTCGCTCGAAGCGGCGTGCCGGTCCGAGATGGTTCCTTGCTTGCGATCGGCGTCATCTCCGTGCTCGCGTCTCTCAAACACACCGATCTGACCACCACGGACGAGTCCTCGCTCGGCTTGTTCGTCCTCCACAACGGCTCGTTGCAGTCCACCTTTTTTGTTTCGGCTGCGTCTTGAGCAGCCACTGCGAGAACCATGTCGTCCTCCAGAACTCCATCGGCGCTGCTACAGGAGTCCCGCCCTCTCTGGGACAATGAGGTGAGCAGCCTCCGGTCGTCGGCGTTCGAGTTCCTTGGCTTGCTCACGGAGTGCTTGTGGTCTGCCCGAGCTGAGAGCCCCACCAGCCATTTCTGGGCGTCGTCCCACTTGGAAGGGGTGGGCTTGGCGCGCGACCCCAGCGCTTTGTGGTGGTGAAGGGCCTTGGTTGGGCCGGCGCCACTGTGGAACTCGAAGCCGTATGCATTGCAGCTATGGTGATCCTGAGTTGATTCATGGCTACAGCTCCCCTTGCTCTCCACTGGCCTCATCCTCCCAGAAACCAGCTGTGATCAGCACAACATCCACCGTGCTAACTCTTAGAAGGCCAAGAAAACCTGCAACACTGAAGAATTCCCAATGGAGAGAGATGGCAGCTGGAATCCGCTGAGAAGTGAGCTAAGAGAAGCTTCAGATCATGTTCTCCTCCTCACACTGAACTCACCTGGACTGGGAAAAAAATGTGGCACCAAACACTGGTTGATCTTCCCAGAATCAGAACGACACGAGAGTCTTTCCCAAATCTATGACAACCCTCAGCAGAAGCAGCTCATCTCAGTGTATGGATGGATCTCCAAAGGCTACATGGTGGAGATAAAGAGGACAAAGGCTGCTGCAGAAAGAGGCATGCCATGGGTGTTAGTGTAAGGCAAGGACCGAGGAGGGAATGGAAATGGAGATGGCTCCAATGGAGGAGTGAAAAGATGGAATAATCCCACCTAGGAAAAGGCAAACTTTTCTCACCAttggaggggagagagagagagagagagagagcagatgaGAAGGAGCCACAAAGGAGAGAATCTCTCTGAATTGAGCTGCAATGTGACAGAGGAAAGAAATAATAACTGTCAGTGTACTGAGTCTGTGGCACTGCCCCCATTCCTTAGTAGTTTTCACTATGCTGTCAGCCGGAGACCAAAAAGTATTTAAGCTTAGATTCTTAGCATAGGATGCTCTCTAATCACATTGTGCACAGATTTAGGTGTACCTTTTCGGATAAGCATTGATCACACTTTCTGAAGCTTAATTTATttgagataataacaaataattaattctTTACTAAGTAAGAGAAGGAAAATGAGATCGATGGACGGAGCTGCGCCTTAACGGCTAGTGCCACATCGACAAAAGTGGGCCACGTGAGGCGTGCGTGGTGGAGCAGCTCCTTCACGTGGGTGTTGGCGTTGGTGTTGGTGGCACTGCTGAATCATCTCCTCATTCATCTCATCATTGGAACCAAAGCCTGTTTGCTACAATGTAGCAGACAACTCCACAGTATTCTTTTGAATGTTTCTTTTCTCTCTAAATATTATTTgtttatgtgatatatatatatatatataccctccaaaattttatatttatgtttatcaatatatatgtatatatatgaatattaatTAACATAATAATATTCAAGTAATAATTCAATCAGTGAACTTTCAATATTATAcatttttaaattagtaaatCTTGTTTAAGCAAAAGCTTAGGAAATGGAAATTTAAAAGGCATTTTAGGTATTTAAAATTGTAATACTCTTTTAGTGGTGGTTAACCAAACTTTTAGTGGGTAATGCTAACAAGAGTGACATATATAGATGActttaattaatatttaaatacaTGAAGAGATTATAGATATGCATTAAAATGACTTTATCAAGTAATGCTGACAAGAGTGACATATATAGATGActttaattaatatttaaatacaTGAAGAGATTATAGATATGCATTAAAATGACTTTATCAAGTAATGCTAACAAGAGTGACATATATAGATgacttaaattaatatttaaatatatgaagAGATTATAGATATGCATTAAAATGACTTTATCAAGTAATGCTAACAAGAGTGACATATATAGATggcttaaataattaaaatattattataatatttaaatatttgaatAGATTTAGATATTTACCATGAGAAGCATGGACTGTCTGAATTATTTTACTAACAATTGCATGTAGGTTTACTCATGAAGACTCCTCTTgtaaaaacaacaaaaaaaactcTTTTATCATATCAGTAAGTCTTTATCAATATGGGGCCAAAATCAACTTTCTAGCTTTCAATTATGAATTGAAGGCGATGGTTAGAAGACATATTGGAAAGTGACCTAATCTAAGACAAAGGACATGCCATATCCAACTTTTAGGGTCCTTCACATGTTGTGGTTTGGAGCACACCAATTCCCTCAATTGGTGGCCCAATCTATTTGCGTAGTAAAGTAGACATCcataaacatataaccaaagtgAACAACAAAAGCCCCTTTGAGTGGTCCCTGTAATCTCATCTACCCCATAATTGCTCTTTTATATGCATTTCAATGATATACAACTTCAAAATGGAAGAATTCGTAGTAAGtgttataaataattaattattaaattaagtcattataattaattaatttttatttattatttatagtgtaaattattctattttttgaaaatatgaaACCCAAATCATTTTGATCTTTATTAGCTATGGGAGAATTTACTGATGGAGAAGTTATAGATGTCTGTCAATCTATTCTTTACCATGAAATTATACGATCAAGATAAAAATGTTGACGATCTTTATTCTTATAGAGTGGTTTCGAGGTAAACTAGTATATTTGGTTCTTattccttaatttattttacttTGTAATGGATCaactaatatttttattagttttcAATTATAAGCGACATACCATGCATTTGGTATGAAGAATTGCAAACACAAT comes from Musa acuminata AAA Group cultivar baxijiao chromosome BXJ3-3, Cavendish_Baxijiao_AAA, whole genome shotgun sequence and encodes:
- the LOC103978517 gene encoding remorin 4.1: MRPVESKGSCSHESTQDHHSCNAYGFEFHSGAGPTKALHHHKALGSRAKPTPSKWDDAQKWLVGLSARADHKHSVSKPRNSNADDRRLLTSLSQRGRDSCSSADGVLEDDMVLAVAAQDAAETKKVDCNEPLWRTNKPSEDSSVVVRSVCLRDASTEMTPIASKEPSRTGTPLRATTPVLKSPLSSRSSTPGRSRQGAEQHDDHQPGMRNPERRTEAVPFGRSSGNGWPCRDEAAPIDGSKYPEVNASVQDQNMDSLESQATAWDEAERAKYTARYKREEVKIQAWENHEKRKAETEMRRMEVKAERMRSRAQEKHASRLAAARRMAEEKRANAEGRLNEHAARTSERADYIRRTGHLPSSFFSFKLSSLCG